DNA from Clostridia bacterium:
GAAGAATTCAGACCTCTGGCTCCTTCGATAATTCACGAATTTGGTGCCGAGTTTTTTGAAAACTATCAGGAGTCCCCATACATGGAAAGGACTTTGAAATTCAGAGAAGGGGTAAAACACAAAGTGCCGGGCGTAGTTCACGAAGATGGGACAGGCCGGCTTCAGACTGTCAAAAAGGAATGGAATGAAAAGTATTACGACCTTATTTACGCCTTTTACGAGCTGACTGATATCCCGTTGATTCTTAATACCAGTTTCAATGTAATGGGGAAACCGATAATTCATTCAGTGGAGGATGCGGTTGCTGTCTTTTGCACCAGTGGGCTTGATGTTCTGGTAATTGGTGATCTGTTAATTGAGAAAGATTAGTAAAATTAGTGCGGAGGTGAACTGATGGACTGGGAAAAAAGCTATGATGGCAAAATTGTGATCGTAACAGGTGGAGCATCCGGTATCGGCAAGGCGCTTTGCGAAAAGTTAGGCCGGTTGGGTGCTGTAGTTATTGTCACCGATATTGATGAGGAGGGTGCAAAGGCTGTAGCTTCAAATGTAAAGAAGCAGCAGGGAGGGAAAGCCTTTGCTCTGAAACTGGATGTGACCAATGAAAATGCTTTTAAGAAGCTTATAGACGGCACTGTCCGGAAGCATAAGCGGCTGGACTATATCTTTAACAGTGCGGGTGTGACTATAAACGGAGATATGCAGGACTTAACAATGGATCATTTTAGAAAAGCCATTGATGTTGATATGTATGGTGTTCTTTACGGTACAAAATATGCCTATCAGGCTATGATAGGCCAAAAAAGCGGACATATAGTAAACATAGCATCATTGGTAGGGCTGACTCCCTCTGTACCCTACAACATACCTTATGCGATGGCTAAGCACGCAGTTGTTTGCTTGTCAAGGTCACTGCGTGCTGAAGGGCGACCCTTGGGAGTCAAAGTCAGTGTCGTCTGCCCGGGTTTTGTGGAAACAGATATGTTAGTCAAATCCAGTACCATTATCAATGGAAAAGAAGTGGAGGTTGATATGTCTGTATTTAAGAAACTAAATATGGTAAAAGTAGACCGGGCTATAAAGATTATCTTAAAAGGGGTATGTCGCAATAAAGAAACAATTATATTTCCTTCCAGGTTAGTAGCTACGTTGGGTGCAATATCCTTTGTACCCAGCTTTAAAAAGTTCAGAAGTCAAATAGAACAACTCCGTCAGATAGCGGAGCGGAATTAATAAGTAGGGGTGAAGGTGTCTATGTTATACAGGAAAATGGAAAAAACAGGCGACGAGTTATCAATACTGGGATTCGGAGGTATGCGGTTTCCGGAGAAAAATGGAGAAATAGATAAAGAAAAATCGTTGAAACTGATATATTCTGCTATTGAAAAAGGAATCAATTATTTTGATACTGCTTTACCGTATCATTTCGGACAGAGTGAGTCCTTGTTAGGCGAAGCCCTGTCCAATGGATACAGGGATAAAGTAAAAATCGCTACGAAAATGACGCCATGGCTGGTCAAAGAACCCAGTGATATGGAGAAACTGTTTCAAATCCAACTAAGGAATCTGCAAACTAACTTTATTGACTATTATCTGGTTCATACTCTTGACAAATATTCCTGGGATAAAATGAAGAAAATGGGGGTAACCGATTTCCTTAATAAGTGCAAAAAAGAGGGTCGTATAAGAAATGCCGGTTTTTCGTTCCATGGAGACAAAGAGACCTTTAAAGTAATTGTAGATGAGTATGAGTGGGATTTCTGCCAGATCCAGTATAATATTCTGGATGAAAATACACAGGCAGGTAAAGAAGGGCTTGAATATGCATCTGCAAAGGGACTGGGGATAATCATAATGGAGCCTTTGAGAGGAGGCATACTTGCCGGAAAACTGCCGGCACAAGTCGAAAAAATCTATAACGAAAATTCTGTCAAACGTTTGGGAGTTGAATGGGCACTGCGCTGGTTATGGAACCACAAGGAAATTAGTGTGGTCCTTTCCAGTATGAATGAAGAAGCTTTTATAGAAGAGAATACCCGTATAGCCAGTGAAGCTTACGCGGATTCCCTGACAACAGAAGAATTGAAGCTTCTCGACAGGGCTAAGGAGAGCTATAAAAAGCTAATGAAAATTAACTGTACAGGCTGCCGGTACTGTATGCCATGTCCGGCAAATGTCAATATACCGGCTTGTTTTCAAGAATTCAATTTGAGATATCTCTTTGGTCAAAGTAAGCTTGATACTAGGGTTAAGTACATGCTTTACTGTGGTAATCTCAATGAAGGCACACCTCAGTTTGCTTCTCAATGTATCGGATGTGGCAAATGCGAAACGAAATGTCCCCAAAAATTGCCGATAAGAAAATTACTAAAAGATATTTCTAAAGAGCTTGAGGGTATCGCTTTTAAACTGTTTTACAGAATGGCAAAATTTCAGGTTGGAAGAATGAGGAAAAAGACCATATACAATAAAAAAATAACGTATTAGGTGGGGTGTTAACATGAAAGAAACTATTGATTGTTTATTGATCGGTCATAATGAAATGGATATAAATACAGTTGCAGAAAATGTTAAGATTTTTGGTGAGGAATCGTCAACTTTCCGGGAATTTGGTTACCAGTACATTCAGCATAATAATAAGAAATTTTCATTTGCCGACATTTATAACTATGTCAGGCGGAATTATGATCCGAACTATACCGAAAGAAAAGAGTTGAACATGAGCAGTATTTTTCCTCTGAATATAGCCTATCTGGGCACTTTTATGGAACGCCGCAATTTAACTTATGATTATGTTTACTCTTTTCAACCTCAGAAAGAAAAACTGATAAGTATTTTAAAGACCAAGGAAGTTCTGACCATTGCTATAACCACGACCCTATATACACATATTTATCCCATAGAAGAGATAGTTAACTTTGTAAAACAATATAATGATTCCGCTAAGATAATTGTCGGAGGGCCTTTTGTTGCAAACAAAATCAAAGATAACGAGGAAACTGCCTTAAGGTATTTTAATATAATAGGTGCTGATGTATATATCTACAGTTCACAGGGAGAGGCAGCGTTAGTTAATACTATAAATTGCATCAAGTATGACGGCGATTTAAGGAAAGTAAAGAATATCTACTTTAAGGAAAATGATGATTTTATTGCTACTGCAGTAGAGACGGAAAACAATAACTTGGAGCATAATACGGTTAACTGGCAGCTATTCAGGGATGAATTACCTAACTTGGCCAACTCCAGATCAGCTATTTCATGTCCTTTTACCTGTAGTTTCTGCGGTTTTCCCGAACGGGCCGGTAAGCATTATACTATTTCTGTTGAGGCTTTTGAAAAAGAGCTGAATACACTCCGTGATACAAATGTAAAATCAATCTATATTGTTGATGATACTTTTAACATTCCTCAGGAAAGATTTAAAGAGATCATGCGAATGATGATAAGAAATAAATATGAATTCAGATGGAACAGTTATTTCAGGATTCAGTATGCAGATCGCGAAACTGTTGACTTAATGGCAGAGGCGGGTTGTGAAGGTGTAAATCTTGGCTTGGAGTCAGGCAATCAGCAGATTC
Protein-coding regions in this window:
- a CDS encoding SDR family oxidoreductase produces the protein MDWEKSYDGKIVIVTGGASGIGKALCEKLGRLGAVVIVTDIDEEGAKAVASNVKKQQGGKAFALKLDVTNENAFKKLIDGTVRKHKRLDYIFNSAGVTINGDMQDLTMDHFRKAIDVDMYGVLYGTKYAYQAMIGQKSGHIVNIASLVGLTPSVPYNIPYAMAKHAVVCLSRSLRAEGRPLGVKVSVVCPGFVETDMLVKSSTIINGKEVEVDMSVFKKLNMVKVDRAIKIILKGVCRNKETIIFPSRLVATLGAISFVPSFKKFRSQIEQLRQIAERN
- a CDS encoding aldo/keto reductase, with translation MLYRKMEKTGDELSILGFGGMRFPEKNGEIDKEKSLKLIYSAIEKGINYFDTALPYHFGQSESLLGEALSNGYRDKVKIATKMTPWLVKEPSDMEKLFQIQLRNLQTNFIDYYLVHTLDKYSWDKMKKMGVTDFLNKCKKEGRIRNAGFSFHGDKETFKVIVDEYEWDFCQIQYNILDENTQAGKEGLEYASAKGLGIIIMEPLRGGILAGKLPAQVEKIYNENSVKRLGVEWALRWLWNHKEISVVLSSMNEEAFIEENTRIASEAYADSLTTEELKLLDRAKESYKKLMKINCTGCRYCMPCPANVNIPACFQEFNLRYLFGQSKLDTRVKYMLYCGNLNEGTPQFASQCIGCGKCETKCPQKLPIRKLLKDISKELEGIAFKLFYRMAKFQVGRMRKKTIYNKKITY
- a CDS encoding radical SAM protein gives rise to the protein MKETIDCLLIGHNEMDINTVAENVKIFGEESSTFREFGYQYIQHNNKKFSFADIYNYVRRNYDPNYTERKELNMSSIFPLNIAYLGTFMERRNLTYDYVYSFQPQKEKLISILKTKEVLTIAITTTLYTHIYPIEEIVNFVKQYNDSAKIIVGGPFVANKIKDNEETALRYFNIIGADVYIYSSQGEAALVNTINCIKYDGDLRKVKNIYFKENDDFIATAVETENNNLEHNTVNWQLFRDELPNLANSRSAISCPFTCSFCGFPERAGKHYTISVEAFEKELNTLRDTNVKSIYIVDDTFNIPQERFKEIMRMMIRNKYEFRWNSYFRIQYADRETVDLMAEAGCEGVNLGLESGNQQILNNMNKKVTVEAYKRGLELLSEYKFLKMATFIIGFPGETEETVNETAAFIEESGLDYYTLLLWFCDPITPIYREKERFGIKGSQFNWSHSTMDSNTAVDHLDKIFLNTKNPTFLSPNTLVNQLPFALNHQEKMNHVQIKKVIKCFADGIAEKLVGTQRDKNISPQLFDKLCSAILNQDQR